In 'Nostoc azollae' 0708, the following are encoded in one genomic region:
- the ilvC gene encoding ketol-acid reductoisomerase, with product MARMYYDEDANLDLLTGKTVAIIGYGSQGHAHALNLKDSGVNVIVGLYSGSKSTAKAEAAGLRVRSVSDAAKAADLIMILLPDEVQRTIYKNEIEPNLEAGNILAFAHGFNIHFGQVVPPADVDVIMVAPKGPGHLVRRTYEQGQGVPALFAIYQDATGKARERAMAYAKGIGGTRAGVLETTFREETETDLFGEQAVLCGGLSALIKAGFETLIEAGYQPELAYFECLHEVKLIVDLVVEGGLATMRDSISNTAEYGDYTRGPRVVTGQTKVEMKKILSEIQSGQFAREFVLENQAGKPGFTAMRRQEAEHPIEEVGKDLRAMFSWLKKA from the coding sequence ATGGCACGTATGTACTATGATGAAGATGCTAATTTAGACCTTTTAACAGGAAAAACCGTTGCTATTATCGGTTATGGTTCTCAAGGTCATGCCCACGCGCTGAATTTAAAAGACAGTGGTGTTAACGTTATTGTGGGATTATATTCTGGTAGCAAATCCACAGCCAAAGCTGAAGCTGCTGGTTTGAGAGTAAGAAGTGTATCTGATGCTGCGAAAGCTGCTGATTTAATTATGATTTTGTTACCTGATGAGGTACAAAGAACCATTTACAAAAATGAAATTGAACCAAATCTAGAAGCAGGTAACATTTTAGCCTTTGCACATGGTTTTAACATTCACTTTGGGCAAGTTGTCCCTCCTGCGGATGTTGATGTGATCATGGTAGCACCTAAGGGACCTGGGCATTTAGTCCGTCGTACTTACGAACAAGGACAAGGTGTACCTGCGTTATTTGCGATATATCAAGATGCTACTGGAAAAGCACGCGAGCGCGCAATGGCTTATGCTAAAGGTATCGGTGGTACTCGTGCAGGAGTCTTAGAAACCACCTTCCGGGAAGAAACTGAAACCGACTTATTTGGAGAACAAGCAGTATTGTGTGGTGGTTTGAGTGCCTTAATCAAAGCAGGTTTTGAAACCTTAATTGAAGCAGGATATCAACCAGAACTAGCTTATTTTGAATGTCTGCACGAAGTTAAACTCATCGTTGACTTAGTAGTTGAAGGTGGTTTAGCAACCATGCGCGATAGCATTTCCAACACTGCGGAATATGGTGATTATACACGGGGTCCTCGTGTTGTTACAGGCCAAACCAAAGTAGAAATGAAGAAAATCCTCAGCGAAATTCAATCTGGACAATTTGCGCGGGAATTCGTATTAGAAAACCAAGCTGGTAAACCAGGTTTTACCGCTATGCGTCGTCAAGAAGCAGAACATCCTATTGAAGAAGTAGGTAAAGATTTACGTGCTATGTTTAGCTGGTTGAAGAAAGCGTAA